One Alkaliphilus sp. B6464 genomic window carries:
- a CDS encoding DUF2500 domain-containing protein produces the protein MDMFDIMYSIFPLFFILVFGIIIFTLIKEVKEWHENNQQPVLNVEAKIVAKRNHTSRNSSNHEGHHHHHTSTSYYVTFEVESGDRMEFGVAAKEYGLLAEGDIGKLTFQGTRYHKFERKITL, from the coding sequence ATGGATATGTTTGACATTATGTATTCAATTTTCCCTTTGTTTTTTATTCTTGTATTTGGTATTATCATATTTACTTTAATTAAAGAAGTTAAAGAGTGGCATGAAAATAATCAACAACCAGTTTTAAACGTAGAAGCTAAAATAGTTGCAAAGCGTAATCATACTTCGAGAAATAGTAGTAATCATGAAGGACATCATCATCACCATACTTCCACAAGCTATTATGTTACCTTTGAGGTAGAAAGCGGAGATAGAATGGAGTTTGGAGTTGCTGCAAAGGAGTATGGTCTTTTAGCAGAGGGAGATATTGGCAAGTTAACTTTTCAAGGAACACGCTATCATAAG
- a CDS encoding prolyl-tRNA synthetase associated domain-containing protein: MNKQQILDMLSKLQISYKIIEHPPANTIEEIDAFHIADGDEIVKNLFLRDDKKKHYYLLVIQKDKKVNLKEIRMLLGSRPLSFASEEDLFSYLGLKKGAVTPFGILNDVNRKVEVIFDRDLHSFHAIGIHPNENTATVWLALSDLANMINTHGNSIIYLTI; the protein is encoded by the coding sequence ATGAATAAGCAACAGATTTTAGATATGCTCAGCAAGCTTCAGATAAGTTATAAAATTATAGAGCATCCTCCTGCAAATACCATTGAAGAAATCGATGCATTTCATATTGCTGATGGGGATGAGATTGTAAAAAATTTATTCCTTCGTGACGACAAAAAGAAGCACTACTATTTGTTAGTCATACAAAAAGACAAAAAAGTGAATCTAAAAGAAATACGTATGTTGCTTGGCTCACGCCCTCTTAGCTTTGCATCAGAAGAAGATTTGTTTAGCTATCTTGGTTTGAAGAAAGGCGCTGTTACTCCCTTTGGAATTTTGAACGATGTTAACCGAAAAGTTGAAGTCATATTCGATAGGGATTTGCATTCATTTCATGCTATTGGTATACATCCGAATGAAAATACAGCAACTGTATGGCTAGCGTTATCCGATTTGGCAAACATGATCAATACACATGGGAATTCTATCATCTATCTTACAATTTGA
- a CDS encoding LysR family transcriptional regulator: MDTKKFETLLKVIDYRSITKAGEDLGYTQSGVSHMIKAIEKELGFPVLVRNKSGVVPTEDCKKIIPALRQLVNWNEQFEQITASIKGITIGKVRIGTFTSMSVHWLPRIIKEFQTDYPNIEIELEEGGNRTLSYGIENGLIDVGFCSKPTDIDVDWIPLFDDCLMAVLPPTFEVSGMNTFPLQMFNKTPFIALSEDFDCEVQKIFQQNSICPDVKFSSTDDYTIISMVEQELGFSILPEMVLRGYKHCSVQTLVLEPYCKRQLGIALSSIKNASPATKKFIQYAKKIIDYKDR, encoded by the coding sequence ATGGATACAAAGAAATTTGAGACACTATTAAAAGTCATTGATTACAGAAGCATTACCAAAGCTGGAGAAGATTTAGGATACACGCAATCAGGTGTTAGTCATATGATTAAAGCTATTGAAAAAGAATTAGGTTTCCCTGTTCTTGTAAGAAACAAATCCGGGGTTGTTCCTACTGAAGATTGTAAAAAAATCATTCCCGCATTAAGACAGTTAGTCAATTGGAATGAACAATTTGAACAAATAACTGCTTCCATAAAAGGGATTACAATAGGTAAAGTTCGGATTGGAACATTTACTAGCATGTCAGTGCATTGGTTGCCACGAATTATAAAAGAATTTCAAACAGATTACCCTAATATTGAGATTGAACTTGAGGAAGGGGGTAACCGGACATTATCATACGGAATCGAAAATGGCTTGATCGATGTAGGTTTCTGTAGCAAACCCACAGATATAGATGTAGATTGGATACCATTATTTGATGATTGTTTAATGGCAGTTCTGCCACCAACATTTGAGGTAAGTGGAATGAATACATTTCCTTTGCAGATGTTTAATAAAACCCCCTTTATTGCACTTTCAGAAGATTTTGATTGTGAAGTTCAGAAAATTTTTCAACAGAATAGTATTTGTCCTGATGTGAAATTTTCATCAACTGATGATTACACAATTATCTCTATGGTTGAACAAGAGTTAGGATTCAGTATACTTCCAGAGATGGTTTTGCGAGGATATAAGCATTGTAGTGTTCAGACTTTAGTGTTAGAGCCCTATTGCAAACGCCAGCTCGGTATTGCGCTCTCTTCTATTAAAAACGCTTCTCCTGCAACCAAGAAGTTTATTCAGTACGCAAAGAAAATAATTGATTACAAAGACAGATAG
- a CDS encoding helix-turn-helix domain-containing protein, giving the protein MDKLLTQKDLAEKWQVDVATITKYRNEGVITPCKGIPAIRFSRQHIAELEGVRLEQFSPIERRKLELEIEKLREENELLKEYARNIFQQSTLVVGMLTEKKD; this is encoded by the coding sequence ATGGACAAACTATTAACTCAAAAAGATTTAGCTGAAAAGTGGCAAGTTGACGTTGCTACTATAACTAAGTATAGAAATGAAGGAGTTATAACACCTTGTAAAGGTATCCCGGCTATAAGGTTTAGTCGTCAACATATTGCTGAACTAGAAGGTGTAAGACTAGAACAATTTTCTCCAATCGAAAGAAGAAAATTAGAATTGGAAATTGAGAAATTAAGAGAAGAAAATGAGTTGCTAAAAGAGTATGCTAGAAATATTTTTCAACAAAGTACTTTAGTAGTGGGAATGTTAACTGAGAAAAAGGATTAA
- a CDS encoding helix-turn-helix domain-containing protein, translating to MQKLAYKLKEVAEMLSVSYSTIFRMVERGEIATVKVSTVRRIPLWEVERLVGLIKGD from the coding sequence ATGCAAAAACTAGCTTATAAGTTAAAAGAAGTAGCTGAAATGCTTAGTGTGAGTTATTCAACAATATTTAGAATGGTTGAAAGGGGAGAAATAGCTACAGTAAAAGTTAGTACTGTAAGGAGAATACCATTGTGGGAAGTAGAACGATTAGTTGGACTAATAAAAGGAGATTAA
- a CDS encoding alpha/beta fold hydrolase, with the protein MECKIKNISINYEVIGDGKPIIMLHGYSPDHRLMTGCMEPIFSVKDNYKRIYIDLPGMGKSESAEWITNSDVMLEIVIDFIERIIPNENFLLAGESYGGYLSRGIIYKMADKVDGVLLICPVIIANNKKRNVPEHVVLVKDNILLSELIPEDAENFNSMAVVQNNIIYERYKNEIISGVKIADIRFLESLKENGYEFSFDVDNINKKFDKPTLILLGKQDSSVGYKDAWNILDNFPRATFSVLDKAGHNLQIEQEELFNSLVNEWLIRVDKKL; encoded by the coding sequence ATGGAGTGTAAGATAAAAAACATATCTATAAATTACGAAGTAATAGGTGATGGGAAGCCAATTATTATGTTACATGGTTATTCTCCAGATCATAGATTAATGACTGGATGTATGGAACCTATATTTAGTGTTAAAGATAACTACAAAAGAATATATATTGATTTACCAGGTATGGGCAAATCAGAGAGTGCAGAATGGATTACTAACTCTGATGTTATGCTTGAAATTGTAATTGATTTTATTGAAAGAATCATTCCGAATGAAAATTTTCTACTCGCAGGTGAGTCGTACGGAGGCTATCTATCAAGAGGAATAATCTACAAAATGGCGGATAAGGTAGATGGTGTTTTATTAATTTGTCCTGTTATAATAGCAAATAATAAAAAACGAAATGTTCCTGAACATGTTGTTTTAGTAAAAGATAATATATTATTATCTGAACTGATACCAGAGGATGCTGAAAATTTTAATTCTATGGCAGTGGTTCAAAATAATATAATCTATGAAAGATATAAAAACGAAATAATATCTGGTGTTAAAATAGCAGATATTAGATTTTTAGAAAGTCTTAAAGAAAATGGCTACGAATTTTCATTTGATGTAGATAATATAAATAAAAAATTTGATAAACCTACTCTCATATTGTTAGGTAAACAAGACTCCAGTGTAGGATATAAGGATGCATGGAACATTTTAGATAATTTTCCTAGAGCAACTTTTTCTGTACTAGATAAGGCTGGACATAATTTGCAGATAGAACAAGAAGAACTATTTAATTCACTAGTTAATGAATGGCTTATAAGGGTGGATAAGAAGTTATAA